Proteins encoded by one window of Lacerta agilis isolate rLacAgi1 chromosome 11, rLacAgi1.pri, whole genome shotgun sequence:
- the LOC117054956 gene encoding 40S ribosomal protein S23, with translation MGKCRGLRTARKLRSHRRDQKWHDKQYKKAHLGTALKANPFGGASHAKGIVLEKVGVEAKQPNSAIRKCVRVQLIKNGKKITAFVPNDGCLNFIEENDEVLVAGFGRKGHAVGDIPGVRFKVVKVANVSLLALYKGKKERPRS, from the exons ATGG GCAAGTGTCGTGGTCTTCGTACTGCCAGGAAGTTGCGCAGTCACCGACGTGATCAGAAGTGGCATGACAAACAATACAAGAAGGCCCATCTGGGCACTGCTTTGAAAGCCAACCCTTTTGGGGGAGCTTCCCATGCCAAAGGAATTGTCCTGGAAAAAGT TGGCGTGGAGGCTAAGCAGCCAAATTCTGCCATCAGGAAGTGTGTCCGAGTCCAGCTGATCaagaatggcaaaaaaataaCAGCATTTGTCCCTAATGATGGTTGTTTGAATTTCATTGAG GAGAACGATGAAGTTCTGGTTGCTGGCTTTGGTCGGAAAGGTCATGCTGTTGGTGACATTCCAGGAGTTCGTTTCAAGGTCGTCAAAGTAGCAAATGTTTCTCTGTTAGCCTTGTACAAAGGCAAAAAGGAGAGACCCCGGTCGTAA
- the LOC117054957 gene encoding 40S ribosomal protein S23, with product MGKCRGLRTARKLRSHRRDQKWHDKQYKKAHLGTALKANPFGGASHAKGIVLEKVGVEAKQPNSAIRKCVRVQLIKNGKKITAFVPNDGCLNFIEENDEVLVAGFGRKGHAVGDIPGVRFKVVKVANVSLLALYKGKKERPRS from the exons atgg GCAAGTGCCGTGGGCTTCGGACAGCCAGGAAGCTGCGCAGTCATCGCCGAGACCAGAAATGGCATGACAAACAATACAAGAAGGCACATCTGGGTACTGCTTTGAAAGCCAACCCTTTTGGGGGAGCTTCCCATGCCAAAGGAATTGTCTTGGAAAAAGT TGGTGTTGAAGCTAAGCAGCCAAATTCTGCCATCAGGAAGTGTGTCCGAGTTCAGCTCATCAagaatggaaagaaaataacAGCCTTTGTTCCTAATGATGGTTGTCTGAACTTCATTGAG GAGAACGATGAAGTCCTGGTTGCTGGGTTTGGTCGGAAAGGGCATGCTGTTGGTGACATTCCAGGAGTTCGTTTCAAGGTCGTCAAAGTAGCAAATGTTTCTCTGTTAGCATTGTACAAAGGCAAGAAAGAGAGACCAAGATCTTAA
- the ATP6AP1L gene encoding V-type proton ATPase subunit S1-like protein isoform X1: MESNTTFRLLVLFFCVGFSASVDQIFGRMERSFFAFSDQDLLQRNGRRYDGSVKPKLNLQQIAFAQIVNYNGSSKESSERESVIHTHYSPVNITVNGSHCILFWARRIMIRFQNHTQLDLTDKTFGVHATVDVADSNCSEENAMLSLNFGDIDNLKGFVIRFMLTNSYYKLSIQNWFTLHRIQLIYNHSVQATFNATQIHAPASYSYHCEHVSNLQRYDALLTPSSTNDAAKLWEVTFIDFQIQGFNIEDGQFAYAKDCASMFPPAILMGLVMSLILLLVLAYALHMLIHLKSLDRHYECKASPAYFPQMKDIDTVDEKEPLRNNGIEVYELRSQQYSKIYI; encoded by the exons ATGGAAAGCAACACCACCTTTAGGCTTTTAGTTCTCTTTTTCTGTGTAGGATTCTCAGCCTCTGTGGACCAAATATTTGGAAGGATGGAGAGGAG TTTCTTTGCATTCTCTGACCAAGACTTGCTACAAAGAAATG gccgACGATATGATGGCAGTGTGAAGCCAAAACTTAATTTACAACAAATAGCATTTGCACAG ATTGTGAATTACAATGGAAGCAGCAAAGAGAGTTCAGAGAGAGAGTCTGTCATCCACACTCACTACAGCCCTGTCAACATCACAGTCAATGGAAGCCATTGTATTCTTTTTTGGGCTAGAAGGATCATGATTAGGTTTCAGAATCACACACAGCTGGACCTAACAGACAAGACATTTGGTGTTCATGCCACCGTGGATGTTGCAGATTCAAACTGCAGTGAAGAAAATGCAAT GCTTTCACTTAATTTTGGTGACATTGACAATTTGAAGGGATTTGTCATCAG ATTCATGCTGACCAACAGTTATTACAAGCTGTCCATTCAAAACTGGTTTACCTTACATAGAATCCAACTCATTTACAACCATTCTGTACAAGCAACGTTCAATGCGACACAAATACATGCACCAGCGAGCTACTCCTATCACTGTGAACATGTTAGCAACTTGCAGAGGTATGATGCGCTCCTGACGCCCAGCTCCACAAATGATGCAGCCAAGCTCTGGGAAGTCACTTTTATTGACTTTCAG ATTCAAGGATTCAACATTGAAGACGGGCAGTTTGCTTATGCCAAAGACTGTGCATCTATGTTCCCGCCAGCAATTCTGATGGGCCTGGTGATGTCTCTGATTTTGCTTCTAGTTCTGGCCTATGCTCTCCACATGCTGATACACTTGAAATCCCTTGACAGGCATTATGAATGCAAAGCTTCTCCTGCTTACTTCCCACAGATGAAAGATATTGATACGGTAGATGAAAAAGAACCCCTGAGAAACAATGGGATTGAAGTATATGAACTTAGAAGTCAACAGTACTCAAAAATCTATATttag
- the ATP6AP1L gene encoding V-type proton ATPase subunit S1-like protein isoform X2, protein MEVPGNWIIVNYNGSSKESSERESVIHTHYSPVNITVNGSHCILFWARRIMIRFQNHTQLDLTDKTFGVHATVDVADSNCSEENAMLSLNFGDIDNLKGFVIRFMLTNSYYKLSIQNWFTLHRIQLIYNHSVQATFNATQIHAPASYSYHCEHVSNLQRYDALLTPSSTNDAAKLWEVTFIDFQIQGFNIEDGQFAYAKDCASMFPPAILMGLVMSLILLLVLAYALHMLIHLKSLDRHYECKASPAYFPQMKDIDTVDEKEPLRNNGIEVYELRSQQYSKIYI, encoded by the exons ATGGAGGTACCAGGAAACTGGATT ATTGTGAATTACAATGGAAGCAGCAAAGAGAGTTCAGAGAGAGAGTCTGTCATCCACACTCACTACAGCCCTGTCAACATCACAGTCAATGGAAGCCATTGTATTCTTTTTTGGGCTAGAAGGATCATGATTAGGTTTCAGAATCACACACAGCTGGACCTAACAGACAAGACATTTGGTGTTCATGCCACCGTGGATGTTGCAGATTCAAACTGCAGTGAAGAAAATGCAAT GCTTTCACTTAATTTTGGTGACATTGACAATTTGAAGGGATTTGTCATCAG ATTCATGCTGACCAACAGTTATTACAAGCTGTCCATTCAAAACTGGTTTACCTTACATAGAATCCAACTCATTTACAACCATTCTGTACAAGCAACGTTCAATGCGACACAAATACATGCACCAGCGAGCTACTCCTATCACTGTGAACATGTTAGCAACTTGCAGAGGTATGATGCGCTCCTGACGCCCAGCTCCACAAATGATGCAGCCAAGCTCTGGGAAGTCACTTTTATTGACTTTCAG ATTCAAGGATTCAACATTGAAGACGGGCAGTTTGCTTATGCCAAAGACTGTGCATCTATGTTCCCGCCAGCAATTCTGATGGGCCTGGTGATGTCTCTGATTTTGCTTCTAGTTCTGGCCTATGCTCTCCACATGCTGATACACTTGAAATCCCTTGACAGGCATTATGAATGCAAAGCTTCTCCTGCTTACTTCCCACAGATGAAAGATATTGATACGGTAGATGAAAAAGAACCCCTGAGAAACAATGGGATTGAAGTATATGAACTTAGAAGTCAACAGTACTCAAAAATCTATATttag